The following nucleotide sequence is from Roseivirga sp. BDSF3-8.
GAATGACTCACCTTTATGCGGCCCCACGTACTGGGAAGGGTGCGAGCAAACCCACTAAAAGCTTATGTATGGTGGTTATGGGCGGTATAGGTTATAGCTGACCGGCCTCTTTTAATCAATAGTTCAACTATTTTAAAACAATGAAAAAGAAAAGATTGCAGTTATCAGATCTTAAGATCAGCTCATTTGTATCTCACCCTATAAGGCTTAAAGCTGGTGGTCGGGCACTTGCAGATACGGAGCCCTGTTCTCCGCGCTGTGCCCTTACCGAATGGGACGGATGTGAGAAGGTACAGTAAATCTTAATATGATCTCACCCGGCCACTTTACAGTAAAACAGGGTGAGTTCATTCATTTATCGTAACCCTTAGTATTGACTAAATACTTTATTTAGATTATGAAAAAGAACAGACTAAAACTATCAGAACTAAAAGTCAGCTCATTTGTGGCTGATACTGCCAAACTGAAAGCCGGCCTGGCTCGTGACAGGTTTGACAACTCCCCCCTGTGCATGGAGACAGAGGGGTGTAAAGAATATTAAATACCAAATCACAATTTTTCATGAAAAACAATAAAATAAAGCTCCGGGAGCTTAAGGTGAAATCATTTATCGCCGATCCTGAAAAGTTGAGAGCAGGTATTAATGATGTCTGGGGCGTCACTCCCGATTCTCCCTACTGTGTGCAGACCTGGGATAATTGCTGATTCTTAAAAACAGATAATAGAAAGCCGGACCTATGATTGTGGGACCGGCTTTCTTTTTTCCATATCAGCAAAAAAATAAAAGGAGCGCCAATCGAGCGCTCCTCTCTCTGTTTAACCAAAAACCAGATGTACAGCAAATGTATGGTGGTAGGTATGATTGTGTTAGGTGAAAGCGGTTTAGTCCACCAGGTATAACTTTGTTTCTGAGCCATCCAGCAGCAGATCACTATCGTTTAGTAAGCTATTCAGTTCAGGGTTCAGGGCGTTATTTTCAATAATGTACTCAGCCACCTTTTCAGCGCTGGTGTTGTAGAATGTATAGGTTGTGAAAGCAGAAGTCTCTCCCTGAGCTTTCAGATAGTCTCCAAGTAATTCATATACTTCATTACTGCTCTCTTCTGTGCGATCATGTCCGGAGGCATAGGCCGTATTCAGGCCTAATACCAGGGCGGACATGAAAAGGAAACTACTTATTTTTTTGTCGAGCGTTTTCATAATGTCAGTGAGTTTTTGGTATAAAAAAATTTGAGTAAATGACCTTGATTATTAGTTGGCAACCGCTGTGCCAGAAAAGCAAAAATACCTATTTGAGGGTTTAAATGACCTTTTTGTGATCCGGAGTAGAAATATGTGTATCAAAAACGTACACCGGCCGGACGATAGTGAACGGCAAACATATTAGTGATAGGGGTGTTACCTAAGAAATCTTGAATAGCGCATATGATTACAGAAGAAGATCAGGTACACCTGCAAAATATATCCAATGCCATTTTGGAGATCGAAAGCTACACGCAGTACGAGGACTTTAACCAATTTACCCGCGAGGAAGAAACCAAGGCTGTTGTATCCCGCAACCTTATGCAAATAGGCGGTGCAACAAAACTTCTGTCTGATGATCTCAAAAACAGGCTGGCCGATATGGATGTCCGTGTGATGGAGTTACTCACCAATGCCGACTACAATTATTATGTAGAGCGGGA
It contains:
- a CDS encoding DUF86 domain-containing protein; this encodes MITEEDQVHLQNISNAILEIESYTQYEDFNQFTREEETKAVVSRNLMQIGGATKLLSDDLKNRLADMDVRVMELLTNADYNYYVERDHHTLWNIIKNDLPRIREMVNTVSEKLNREEDFPSELEDRPEKGLE